A window of Thunnus thynnus chromosome 17, fThuThy2.1, whole genome shotgun sequence contains these coding sequences:
- the spc24 gene encoding kinetochore protein Spc24, whose amino-acid sequence MTTEEGCQPLLKTKKKKNGRGARSGWKFELRKVYAASVTTMAQGHKFQDLKEMGEALVDYINSSQPDKLRQVIDEHQTLFDQHIETKKIVTQILKDVAQIEESAGQRLLDMEEQKKQREMELQSLEDQLRQCTAKSQITDSELQFLQRELENLRNTEHELETLQNEVDEDTTEIIPSAVYVAQVYYLITKIKWEYDTEPRTLKGVHYGADLATPINIDTSMQSRSDVSDQLWGFVSPKW is encoded by the exons TGCCAACCGCTGTTAAaaaccaagaagaagaagaacggaAGAGGCGCGCGCTCTGGGTGGAAATTTGAATTACGAAAAGTGTACG CTGCCAGTGTCACCACAATGGCTCAAGGTCACAAATTTCAAGACTTGAAGGAGATGGGGGAGGCGTTGGTGGACTACATCAACAGCAGCCAACCTGACAAACTGAGACAAGTGATAGATGAACACCAGACCCTTTTTGATCAACacatagaaacaaaaaagattGTGACGCAGATTTTAAAAG ATGTGGCTCAGATTGAAGAGAGTGCAGGCCAGAGGCTGCTGGACATGGAGGAGCAGAAGAAGCAAAGGGAGATGGAGCTCCAGAGTCTGGAGGACCAGTTGAGGCAGTGCACAGCCAAGAGCCAGATCACTGACTCAGAATTACA GTTCCTGCAGAGAGAGTTGGAGAATctgagaaacactgaacacGAGCTCGAGACTCTTCAGAACGAAGTGGATGAAGACACCACTGAGATCATCCCTTCAGCAGT ATATGTCGCTCAGGTGTACTACCTGATAACCAAGATCAAGTGGGAATATGATACAGAGCCCCGCACTTTGAAAGGAg TGCATTACGGTGCAGACTTGGCCACTCCCATCAACATCGACACCTCTATGCAGTCTCGGAGTGACGTAAGCGACCAGCTGTGGGGCTTCGTCAGTCCTAAATGGTAG